The Triticum dicoccoides isolate Atlit2015 ecotype Zavitan chromosome 6A, WEW_v2.0, whole genome shotgun sequence genome has a window encoding:
- the LOC119315248 gene encoding pathogenesis-related homeodomain protein-like isoform X1 — MNNSDKKSACSIPRRSSERRKQSSSELVSSAKRSTGHNTSSSYKPDHCSPPKRTVRTVRNVNLAKYIKNKYYRSPLSKRQASNAATGKTATGPVRRRNRKRRRHNTDCDEATRMERRARYLLVKIKSEQNLIDAYSGDGWNGHSREKLKPEKELQRAQKQIIKCKIAIRDIIHQLDLYSSSGSMEDSVMPPDESVNPDNTICSRCKSPESVPNNKFIFCEGACKMAYHEKCLEPPLDKSLPTGGPGWLCKFCLCKMKILEAVNAHLGTSLTVMCPSKDIFKEATKQMDSEDGLGEDWLSEYSGDEDYDPEENDFTSSSLDSGEESISDQSNCSGSPLYSPNDDIPGFISADFTDAEGFYHTNSNLGIDSDDDDVAEMLTYQRPKREVDYKRLNEVGALTAFHPSQEMFGKLTENEKQSEDEDWGTNNRRKKRRVDSAGVGVKSAEGSLDVKSNEKAQPQRRKLFRIPPEAVQVLRKSFAESELPSREVKENLSTELGISFEKIDKWFKNTRCAALRDRKAEGNSRVAGPSKRSKQSAGKSGSLGKIDSVDNSYLLPMPEIISVPTHPQGIPERKPESTSRTVRRRVHDKGAPLCPPAPAEVKESTSPTTKPGLNPSHVADRIINTEHRAASREDPVAFSDDPFFDAILSYPTINTNDRAVSREDPVAFSDDPFLDVMLANRDIYTEERAASHEDVRRPSSDQPFLDVIQNVCGLEHRLQRLKGDMLSSAAAPGGAGTAERDLQNQLVVLVPTAELKDKSQPSI, encoded by the exons ATGAATAATTCAGACAAGAAATCGGCATGCTCCATTCCTAGAAGATcatcagaacggaggaaacagtccTCTTCTGAGTTGGTTTCTTCAGCAAAAAGGTCAACTGGCCACAATACCTCCAGCAGTTATAAGCCAGATCATTGCTCTCCTCCCAAGAGAACAGTAAGAACAGTCAGGAATGTTAATCTGGCAAAATATATAAAGAACAAGTATTATCGTAGTCCTCTGAGCAAGCGGCAGGCTTCAAATGCTGCTACTGGAAAAACTGCAACAGGACCAGTCAGGAGGAGGAACCGGAAACGGAGAAGGCACAATACTGATTGTGATGAGGCAACTCGCATGGAAAGAAGGGCGAGATATTTGCTGGTCAAAATAAAATCGGAGCAGAATTTAATAGATGCATACTCTGGAGATGGCTGGAATGGGCACAG CCGAGAGAAATTAAAGCCAGAGAAGGAGCTACAGCGTGCTCAGAAACAGATCATTAAATGCAAAATTGCTATCCGTGATATTATCCATCAACTTGATTTGTATAGTTCTAGTGGGAGCATGGAAGATTCCGTGATGCCTCCAGATGAGTCTGTTAACCCTGATAAT ACCATATGTTCAAGATGCAAGTCTCCTGAATCAGTTCCCAACAATAAATTTATCTTCTGTGAAGGGGCCTGCAAAATGGCATACCATGAGAAATGTTTAGAACCTCCTCTAGACAAAA GTCTTCCTACTGGTGGTCCTGGATGGCTTTGTAAATTCTGTTTGTGCAAGATGAAAATTTTAGAAGCTGTGAATGCACATTTGGGAACAAGCCTTACAGTGATGTGTCCCTCTAAA GACATTTTTAAGGAAGCAACTAAACAGATGGACTCTGAGGATGGACTAGGAGAGGATTGGTTATCTGAGTATTCAGGTGATGAGGACTATGACCCTGAAGAAAATGACTTCACAAGCAGCAGCCTGGATAGTGGTGAAGAAAGTATATCTGATCAGTCCAATTGTTCAGGAAGTCCGCTTTATTCTCCAAACGATGATATTCCAGGCTTTATATCAGCAGATTTCACTGATGCGGAAGGATTCTACCACACCAATTCAAATTTAGGAATTGattctgatgatgatgatgttgccgAGATGCTTACCTACCAAAGGCCAAAGAGAGAGGTTGATTATAAAAGACTTAATGAG GTTGGGGCTTTAACTGCTTTTCACCCTTCACAGGAAATGTTTGGAAAGCTGACTGAGAATGAAAAGCAGAGTGAAGATGAAGATTGGGGTACTAATAATAGGAGAAAGAAAAGAAGAGTGGATTCAGCTGGTGTTGGAGTTAAGTCTGCCGAGGGTTCCTTAGATGTAAAATCGAATGAGAAAGCCCAACCGCAGAGGAGAAAACTCTTCAGAATTCCACCTGAGGCAGTTCAG GTACTGCGCAAATCTTTTGCTGAAAGTGAGCTTCCATCCCGGGAGGTGAAAGAGAATCTCTCAACAGAATTGGGTATTTCTTTTGAAAAG ATTGACAAGTGGTTCAAAAATACAAGGTGTGCTGCTCTCAGAGATCGGAAG GCTGAAGGAAATAGTCGTGTTGCTGGTCCCAGCAAAAGATCGAAACAGAGTGCAGGGAAATCTGGAAGTTTAGGCAAGATTGATTCAGTGGACAATTCATATCTTCTTCCCATGCCTGAAATCATCAGTGTACCTACACATCCACAAGGGATTCCTGAGAGGAAGCCCGAATCAACTAGTAGAACTGTGAGGAGGCGGGTACACGATAAAGGAGCTCCCTTGTGTCCGCCCGCGCCCGCCGAAGTCAAG GAGAGCACATCACCTACAACCAAGCCTGGCTTGAATCCTAGCCATGTAGCTGATCGCATCATCAACACCGAGCATAGAGCTGCTTCTCGGGAGGATCCAGTGGCCTTCTCGGATGACCCTTTCTTCGATGCGATCCTATCATATCccaccatcaacaccaacgacagagCTGTTTCTCGGGAGGATCCGGTGGCCTTCTCGGACGATCCTTTCCTGGACGTGATGCTAGCAAACCGTGACATCTATACCGAGGAGAGAGCCGCTTCTCACGAGGACGTGAGGCGGCCTTCCAGCGACCAGCCTTTCTTGGATGTGATCCAGAACGTGTGCGGGCTCGAGCATAGGCTGCAGAGACTCAAGGGGGACATGCTATCATCAGCAGCAGCACCAGGCGGCGCTGGAACCGCGGAGCGTGACTTGCAGAACCAACTAGTGGTTCTCGTGCCGACTGCCGAGCTGAAGGACAAATCACAGCCTAGCATCTGA
- the LOC119315248 gene encoding pathogenesis-related homeodomain protein-like isoform X2 translates to MNNSDKKSACSIPRRSSERRKQSSSELVSSAKRSTGHNTSSSYKPDHCSPPKRTVRTVRNVNLAKYIKNKYYRSPLSKRQASNAATGKTATGPVRRRNRKRRRHNTDCDEATRMERRARYLLVKIKSEQNLIDAYSGDGWNGHSREKLKPEKELQRAQKQIIKCKIAIRDIIHQLDLYSSSGSMEDSVMPPDESVNPDNTICSRCKSPESVPNNKFIFCEGACKMAYHEKCLEPPLDKSLPTGGPGWLCKFCLCKMKILEAVNAHLGTSLTVMCPSKDIFKEATKQMDSEDGLGEDWLSEYSGDEDYDPEENDFTSSSLDSGEESISDQSNCSGSPLYSPNDDIPGFISADFTDAEGFYHTNSNLGIDSDDDDVAEMLTYQRPKREVDYKRLNEEMFGKLTENEKQSEDEDWGTNNRRKKRRVDSAGVGVKSAEGSLDVKSNEKAQPQRRKLFRIPPEAVQVLRKSFAESELPSREVKENLSTELGISFEKIDKWFKNTRCAALRDRKAEGNSRVAGPSKRSKQSAGKSGSLGKIDSVDNSYLLPMPEIISVPTHPQGIPERKPESTSRTVRRRVHDKGAPLCPPAPAEVKESTSPTTKPGLNPSHVADRIINTEHRAASREDPVAFSDDPFFDAILSYPTINTNDRAVSREDPVAFSDDPFLDVMLANRDIYTEERAASHEDVRRPSSDQPFLDVIQNVCGLEHRLQRLKGDMLSSAAAPGGAGTAERDLQNQLVVLVPTAELKDKSQPSI, encoded by the exons ATGAATAATTCAGACAAGAAATCGGCATGCTCCATTCCTAGAAGATcatcagaacggaggaaacagtccTCTTCTGAGTTGGTTTCTTCAGCAAAAAGGTCAACTGGCCACAATACCTCCAGCAGTTATAAGCCAGATCATTGCTCTCCTCCCAAGAGAACAGTAAGAACAGTCAGGAATGTTAATCTGGCAAAATATATAAAGAACAAGTATTATCGTAGTCCTCTGAGCAAGCGGCAGGCTTCAAATGCTGCTACTGGAAAAACTGCAACAGGACCAGTCAGGAGGAGGAACCGGAAACGGAGAAGGCACAATACTGATTGTGATGAGGCAACTCGCATGGAAAGAAGGGCGAGATATTTGCTGGTCAAAATAAAATCGGAGCAGAATTTAATAGATGCATACTCTGGAGATGGCTGGAATGGGCACAG CCGAGAGAAATTAAAGCCAGAGAAGGAGCTACAGCGTGCTCAGAAACAGATCATTAAATGCAAAATTGCTATCCGTGATATTATCCATCAACTTGATTTGTATAGTTCTAGTGGGAGCATGGAAGATTCCGTGATGCCTCCAGATGAGTCTGTTAACCCTGATAAT ACCATATGTTCAAGATGCAAGTCTCCTGAATCAGTTCCCAACAATAAATTTATCTTCTGTGAAGGGGCCTGCAAAATGGCATACCATGAGAAATGTTTAGAACCTCCTCTAGACAAAA GTCTTCCTACTGGTGGTCCTGGATGGCTTTGTAAATTCTGTTTGTGCAAGATGAAAATTTTAGAAGCTGTGAATGCACATTTGGGAACAAGCCTTACAGTGATGTGTCCCTCTAAA GACATTTTTAAGGAAGCAACTAAACAGATGGACTCTGAGGATGGACTAGGAGAGGATTGGTTATCTGAGTATTCAGGTGATGAGGACTATGACCCTGAAGAAAATGACTTCACAAGCAGCAGCCTGGATAGTGGTGAAGAAAGTATATCTGATCAGTCCAATTGTTCAGGAAGTCCGCTTTATTCTCCAAACGATGATATTCCAGGCTTTATATCAGCAGATTTCACTGATGCGGAAGGATTCTACCACACCAATTCAAATTTAGGAATTGattctgatgatgatgatgttgccgAGATGCTTACCTACCAAAGGCCAAAGAGAGAGGTTGATTATAAAAGACTTAATGAG GAAATGTTTGGAAAGCTGACTGAGAATGAAAAGCAGAGTGAAGATGAAGATTGGGGTACTAATAATAGGAGAAAGAAAAGAAGAGTGGATTCAGCTGGTGTTGGAGTTAAGTCTGCCGAGGGTTCCTTAGATGTAAAATCGAATGAGAAAGCCCAACCGCAGAGGAGAAAACTCTTCAGAATTCCACCTGAGGCAGTTCAG GTACTGCGCAAATCTTTTGCTGAAAGTGAGCTTCCATCCCGGGAGGTGAAAGAGAATCTCTCAACAGAATTGGGTATTTCTTTTGAAAAG ATTGACAAGTGGTTCAAAAATACAAGGTGTGCTGCTCTCAGAGATCGGAAG GCTGAAGGAAATAGTCGTGTTGCTGGTCCCAGCAAAAGATCGAAACAGAGTGCAGGGAAATCTGGAAGTTTAGGCAAGATTGATTCAGTGGACAATTCATATCTTCTTCCCATGCCTGAAATCATCAGTGTACCTACACATCCACAAGGGATTCCTGAGAGGAAGCCCGAATCAACTAGTAGAACTGTGAGGAGGCGGGTACACGATAAAGGAGCTCCCTTGTGTCCGCCCGCGCCCGCCGAAGTCAAG GAGAGCACATCACCTACAACCAAGCCTGGCTTGAATCCTAGCCATGTAGCTGATCGCATCATCAACACCGAGCATAGAGCTGCTTCTCGGGAGGATCCAGTGGCCTTCTCGGATGACCCTTTCTTCGATGCGATCCTATCATATCccaccatcaacaccaacgacagagCTGTTTCTCGGGAGGATCCGGTGGCCTTCTCGGACGATCCTTTCCTGGACGTGATGCTAGCAAACCGTGACATCTATACCGAGGAGAGAGCCGCTTCTCACGAGGACGTGAGGCGGCCTTCCAGCGACCAGCCTTTCTTGGATGTGATCCAGAACGTGTGCGGGCTCGAGCATAGGCTGCAGAGACTCAAGGGGGACATGCTATCATCAGCAGCAGCACCAGGCGGCGCTGGAACCGCGGAGCGTGACTTGCAGAACCAACTAGTGGTTCTCGTGCCGACTGCCGAGCTGAAGGACAAATCACAGCCTAGCATCTGA